CTGTAACGCACAGCTTGCGATCGAGCCGGGCCGGTATCTCGTCGCCGATAGCGGAGTGCTCCTGACGACCGTGACGGCGGTGAAACCCACGCCGGAAACACCCGTCGTCGGCGTCGATGCGGGAATGACGACGCTACTCCGACCCGCGCTGTACGGAGCCGTCCACGAGATCCACAGCCTCGCTCCGGATGGGGATGCCCGACCGTCCCGGTCGTGTCTTCTCGCCGGGCCGATCTGTGAGACTGCCGACGTGCTCGACCGGAATCGATCGCTGCCCGATCCACGGTACGGCGACGTGCTCGCGGTCGGAAACGCTGGGGCGTACGGCTACGAGATGGCCAGCCAGTACAACTCTCGGCCGCGACCGGCCGTCGTCTCGCTGGCTGGCGACCGCATCGCACGGCGGGAGACGATCTCTGATCTCACCCGATTGGAACGATAGCTGAACGATAGAACCACAACCAATTCGACTGAATCATGATTCACGTAGAAAAGTACCACGGAACTGGAAACGATTTCATCGTCGTCGATGCCGCACTCACCGTTCCCGATCGTCGTGCGTTCGCCATCAAATACTGCGACCGCGAGACCGGGATCAGCCAACCAGACACGGAGACGACCGGTGCGGACGGTGTGTTGTTCCTCGCGCTAGAGAAGCAGTACTCGCCGCCACGAGTGGTGATGACGCTCGTCCAGCCCGACGGAAGCGTCGCAACGATGTGTGGTAACGGCGTGCGGTGTGCGGCGGCATGGGCCGCCGAACAAACGGGGGCAGACGAACTGATGATCGATACGCTTGCGGGCACCCGACGGGCGACGGTCGGAGACGAGACGGTACGTGTCGAGATGGGCCAACCGTCGTTCGATCCCGATACGGTCCCCCTAGCAGAAGAGTCGCCGCTTATCGAGGCGTCTATCGACGACCTCACCGTGACAGCTGTTAACACAGGCGTTCCACACGCAGTAGCGTTCGTCGATGACGTGGCGGATGTCGATCTCCAACGCATCGGTCCATCCGTTCGCAACGCATCGGTGTTTCCGGAGGGTGCGAACGTGACGATCGCCTCGAAAGACGCCGAGCGCCCGGGACACGTCTTCGAACAGCGTACGTTCGAGCGGGGCGTCGAGGACGAAACGGCGTCCTGTGGCACGGGCGCGGTCGCGATCGCTGCCGCGGCTCGGCGGCTCGGACGCATCGACGGAAGCGAATCGGTCACGGTGTGTCCCGAAGGTGGTACACTCGAAGTGACGATTTCGGCTGACGGGACGACGTTAGCGGGTTCCGTCGCCCAGTCGTACGCGACCGAACTGCCCGTCGCCGAACCCCGTCGAATCAGCTGATGGCGTTCGATCCATTGGCGTTTCACGAGCGAGCGGTCAAAACGCCATCACACGAATCATCGGACGCGATGCGGGATCTCGTGGTGGAAGCGCTGTGTGAGCAGGGAGTGGAGCCGACGGTCGACGATGCGGGCAACACGCTGGCAGAAAAGTCCGGAGCTGCGTCCGGACCACACCTCGTGTTGAACACGCATCTCGATACGGTTCCGCCTCACGTTCCGTTTCGTCGGGAGGGGGACGTCGTGTACGGGCGGGGTGCCTGTGACGCGAAGGGACCACTCGCGGCGTTGGTGGCCGCGTTTCTCGCGGCCGAGCCCGACCGTGGACGGCTCACGCTCGCGCTCACGCCCGACGAAGAGACCACGTCGGCTGGCGCAGCCGCCCTCGAGCTCGACGGAGACGGCTACATCGTCGGCGAGCCGACCGGTCTCGACGTGTGTACCGCCGCGAAAGGCCGATTCGAAGGAACGATCACGATCCATGGAACGAACGCCCACGCCGCCGATCCGGAGGCGGGCGTGAACGCGGTCGCCGCCGGGGAAGACGTGCTGTCTGCGGTCCGCTCGTTCGACCGACAACGAGGTCCCGATACCCATGCCGTGCTCGGTGGGCCGACGCTTACGCCGACCGTCGTTCGCGGGGGGAGCGCCGTGAATCAGATCCCCGACCGATGTACCATCACTGTCGATCGGCGAAGCGTCCCCCCCGAAACGGCTGCGGGATTCGAGACGGCTCTGAACGATCACCTCACGGAACGAACTGACGCCGACTGTGCGTTTTCGCTCACCGACCGCGATACGCCATTTTTGGAGGCGTTCGCAACGCCCGAGGACTGCGACCTCGTAGCGGCGTTGATGGCAGCCGGTAACGGGGAGGTGGGACCGTTCACAGCAGCGACGGAGGCGTCCTACTTCGCCCCTGCCCCGACGGTCGTGTTCGGTCCCGGTGTGCTCACCGACGAGGAGGGAGCCGTCGCTCATGCCGACCGGGAGTACGTCCGCCGACCGGCGATCGAACGGGCCGCCACCATCGTTCAGAGCGCGCTTGGATCGCTGCTCGGATCACCGAGCTGACCGTCCGCCCGACCCGCTGATCAGCTCTGATCGGGTGTAAACTCCGAGATACCCGCCGATCGCCCCGAGTGCAGCGTTGACGATCGTCCCGCCGACGAACACGACGAACGCGGTGAGCACACCCAGCCCGACAAGCGCATCGGGCACGAACACGAGTGCGGTCCCGACGATGGGCACCACCACCGCGATGGGGAGCGACGCGATAACCCCCGACAGTGCGCCGACTGTCGGGCCGTTTTTGGTCTCCAAATAACCGGCGACACCGCCGCCGAGGATCGGGCCCGCCGGGCCGATGACGAACCACGATACGGCCGTGACGACGGCACCGACGAGAGCGTTGGCTATCATTTCATAACGTAGGTGGTGAATAATATAAGCGTTTGGGGGGAGCCGCCGTACCGTCGACGGAACTACTCGTCTACCGAGTCGGCGAGATCGCTTGCCCGTCCGGTGTACGCCGTGGGGGCAAGCGCGTGGAGTTCCTCTCGCACGTCCTCGTCCACGTCGAGTTCGTCGAACAGTTCGTGGAAATCCCCGATTGTGACGCGTTGGTCACGAGTCAGGGATTTGACGCGCTCGTATGCGTCCCCGTGGCCCTCCCGGCGGAGGATCGTTTGAACCGCCTCGCCGATGATCTCGGGGGTTGCTTCCAGTTCCTCACGCATGACCTGCTCGTTCGGAACGATCTTCCCGAGACCGGTGTCGAGTTTCGTGTATCCAATGTGGCAGTGGGCGAACGCGGCACCGATATTGCGTTTGACAGTCGAATCCGAGAGGTCGCGTTGGAGCCGCGAAGAGGTGATATACCCCGACAGAAATGAGAGGTCGGCGTTGGCTTTCGAGAGGTTCCCTTCGCTGTTTTCGAAATCGATCGGATTCACCTTGTGGGGCATCGTCGAGGAGCCGGTTTCGCTGGCCGTCGCCTTCTGCCCGAGATAGCGATCGCTGACGTACAGCCAGATGTCTCGGTCGAGATCGAGCAGGACGTCGTTGATCCGCTGAAGAGCGTCGAACAGCGACGCGAGATCATCACAGGGGTTGACCTGCGTCGCAAGCGGGGTGTGGGTGAGTCCGAGCGACTCGACGAACGACCGGGCGAACGACTGCCAATCCACGTCGGGGTAGGCGACGTGGTGGGCGGCGTACGTGCCACTCGCGCCCGCCAGCTTACCGGACAGCTCGACAGCATCGAGCGCGCTGACGGCCCGACCGAGTCGAGCGGCGTACACCGCCATCTCTTTACCGAACGTGGTCGGCGTCGCGGGCTGGCCGTGGGTTCGAGCGAGCATCGGGAGATCGCGGTGCTCGTGAGCGTGTTCGACCAACGCATCCCGAACGGTGGCAAGATCAGGACGAAGCACCTCCTCCAGCGCGCCCACCACAAGCAACCGGTGGGCGAGGTTGTTCACGTCCTCGCTCGTGAGACCGAAGTGGATCCACGGCCCATACTCGGGGGCCGACTCGCGGATGAAATACTCGACCGCCTTCACGTCGTGGTTCGTCGCGGCGTACTCACCGTATCCATCGGTCTCGATCTGCTTGATCAGCGCCGCGCTGTCGGTGTCGAACGACTCGTACAACTCCCGCAGCGCCGCACGATCCGGGGCGTCGATCGATAGCGACGTGGCCGCGAGATCCGCGAGCGCGATGAGATACTCGACTTCGACGCGAACGCGCGCCCGCATGAGCCCTGCCTCGCTCGCATACGGAGACAGCTCCGATGTAGTGGACGCATACCGGCCATCGAGCGGCGAAACGGCTGATAGAGCGCTTTCCATACCGGATCTGTGGCGGGCCACCGAAAAAGCGTGTCGAACCCACGTCCGAACTCCCACGAATATATTCATGTTTGTGCATATCTTTATCGAACATACGAGTCGATAATACACGACCCTGCTGATAGATCGATATTTCTTTGCCGTCCCGACTCCGCGTGATGGGTATGGTACGCATCGCCGGAATGGCCAGTAACCGTGGACGAAACCTCCTGAACATCGCCGATCAGGAACCGAGTGGGACCGAGTTTTCGGTGATCCTCACCAACGACGCCGATGCACCGGTACTCGAAGACGCTGCGGACCGCACGATACCGACCGAAGTCGTCGAACGAGAAGCGAACGAATCCCGCGAGACCCACGAGCGCCGGATCCTCGACCGGCTTGGAGAGTACGAGGTGGATCTCGTCTGTTTGGATGGATATATGCGCGTGCTGACGGGGACGTTTCTGGATGAAACACCGTTGACGTTGAACGTCCATCCCTCGTTACTCCCTTCGTTCAAAGGGATGGATGCATGGAACGATACACTCGATGCTGGCGTTCGAATGACGGGCTGTACGGTGCATGTGGTCACCGAGGAGATCGACGGCGGCCCTATCGTTACTCAGGAACCGGTGCCAGTGTACGAAGATGACACGGCTGCAGAACTGAAAGACCGCGTGCTGTACGACGGCGAGTTCGTCGCCTATCCCCGGGCTGTCAGGGCGTTCGCAGAGGATCGACTCACAGTCGAGGACGGAACCGTCCACATCGAGGGCGACGAACGACAGCAGTTCCCCCAACGGCGCCTCGACACCGGCGATCGTGTCGCCTCGCTCAGGTATGGCGAGAACCCACACCAAGACGCCGCTCTGTATGCGGATCCCACCTGTGAGGAGGCGAGCGTGGCACACGCCGAGCAGTTGAACGAGGGCGCGAAGGATCTCTCATACAACAACTACAACGACGCCGATGGCGCGCTGAACCTCATCAAGGAGTTCGAGGAGCCGGCAGCGGCCGTCATCAAACACACCAATCCGGCTGGCTGTGCGACGGCAGACACGCTTGCCGAGGCCTACACTGACGCGCTCGCTACCGATCCGATGAGCGCGTTCGGTGGGATCGTGGCGCTGAATCGGGAGTGTGACGTGTCCACCGCAGAGCGGATCATCGACTCGTTCAAGGAGGTCGTCATCGCGCCCGGCTACACCGAGGACGCGCTCGATGTGCTCCGCTCGAAGGAGAACCTCCGGGTACTCGACGTGGGGACTGCGTACGAACGAACGGAGACGCTCATCGAAAAACCGATCGTCGGCGGGCGACTCGTTCAAGAGCGTGACCGACAGCGGCTCACCCGCGACGACGTGGAAATCGTCACCGCGCGAACGCCCACCGAAGAGCAGATCGAGTCGATGCTGTTCGCGTGGTCGGTCATCAAACACGTCAAATCCAACGCCATCGTGTTCGCGGACAACACTGAAACTGTTGGCATCGGAATGGGACAGGTGTCTCGCGTCGATGCCGTCCGACTCGCGGGCATGAAAGCCGACGAGCATGCCGAAGACAAATCCGCGGACGGGGCAGTGATGGCCTCCGACGCGTTTTTCCCGTTCCCCGATGGGATCGAAGCCGCAGCAGACCACGGCATCGAAGCCGTCATCCAACCCGGCGGCTCAGTCAATGACGACGACGTGATCGAGACCGCAGACGAACTGGATATGGCGATGATGTTCACCGGACAGCGGTGTTTCAGACACGATTGAATACGGATCGGATATCACGTCACCGATCCATAATCAATAATATAAATATGTAAGTAAAATAAGTTTAAGTTTGTATAATTGTACTATCCAGTATCCATGTCTGATGGTGCCGAGAAACACACTAATACAGGGGGATCGAGCGGTTCGAACGGCGGGATGGTGACTCGCCGTCGGGTACTGAAATCCAGTCTCACAACGGTCGTCGGGGTGGCCGGTGTGAGCGGACTAAGCGGAACAGCGACAGCAGGTGATGGGGAGTGCCCGTATTCCTATCCGAGTGCTCCGTCGTGGCTCGGCGAAGTGCGACCGGAGGCGGGAACCTTCCATGAGTGGCCATGGGCTGCGGAGAACCTCACCGTATTCATCCACGGCTTTACGAACCAGAACGGTGGTCGGAGCTACGCATACGAGATCCACCAGTATCTCTCGAACCACGGCTACGGCGGAGCCGTCACGACGTGCAATTGGGACGCCGGCGATTCATGGGACGAATGGTATTCGGCGAAAAACCACTCGATAGAGGCTGGAGCGGATCTCGCTGGCCTCCTCGACGCCAACGGACTGACGGCGGAGCACGGCGTCACTGTGAACTTCGTTGCTCACTCGCTGGGTGGAAAGCTGGCGCTCGAATGTGTTCGAGATCTCCAGACGACGTATGGTCGATCGATCAATTCGGTCAACCTGTTCGGAGCTGCCGTGTGGGACGAACAGCCCGGAGAACGGTTTTACGACGGTATCCTGTACGGCACAAACGAAACACACAACTACTACAGCGAAAACGACGACACGCTCGGCGACATCTATCAGGCAGCCGAATTCGGACGACACGCATCTGGATACACCGGTGGGGCGGGCGGCGAGCCGGGGAATTGGTACGACCACGATCTGACATCCCGGATCGACCATCACTGCCAGTACATGGATTCTAACGACGGCTGTGTCGGAGACATCACCGACGACCTCAGCTAACGATCCGAGACGGTCGACGGAACGGCGGTTTTAGGGATCGCCCTACCGGAACGAACGACACGCCCACACCAATAAAAATTTTTACAAAAACTGATTCACGGGAACGTATAATTACACTGCCGCTCAATCAAATATTACATGTTGCTCGCAGGTACTACGGACGGCGTGTACAGGGTTTCGGATACAGACACGTTCGAATCCGAGCGCGTGCTGGAGACCGACCGCGCGATGCGTGTTCGGACGTTCGATTCGGTTGCGGGTGCGTTCGCGGCGACCAAGTCCGGACTGTATCATTCACTCGACGGCACTGACTGGGTTGATCTGGGCGTTCCCAGAGAAGAAGTGTACTCCGTCGCGGTGAATTCGTCCGGAGACCACCTGTACGCCGGGACCCATCCCGCGCACGTGTACGTTTCCACGTCGTTCGCTGCCACGTCGTTCGCTGCGGAGTCGGACGATCGAGCGTGTGAATGGGAGGAACTCACGGGGTTTCAGGAGTTACCGTCCCGGAGTGAATGGCACACGCCGCGCCACCGCAACGAGGCTCACGTCCGGAGTTTGGGGTTCGATCCCGAGAATCCCGAGCGTCTCATCGCGGGCGTCGAGGTTGGCGGCGTCCACGTCAGCGATGATCGCGGCCAAACGTGGGACGAGCGCCGCATCGCGTTCGACGCGCCACACAGCAACGACGTCCACCACGTGCTCGTCCAAACGAGCGATCGCTACGTCGCATCGACGGGAAGCGGGTTGTATCGCACGACCGACGCAGGCCACTCGTGGACGCGGATCGACGAAGACGTGGATCACACCTACTTCCGGGAGGCCTTTGCAGCCGACGGACGGCTGTACGCGGCAGCGGCCCGCGGAGCACCACCGACGTGGGGCGGCGATCTCGGCCCTGACGCCGCGCTGTTCGAGTCGACCGATGGAGGCGACTCCTTCGAGACCGTGTCGTACCCCGGCGCACCGAACGAGTTCGTGCTGGCGTGGACCGCCCGTGATGGCTCCGTGTTCGCCGGAACGCGTGGTGGATACGTCCTCCGTCGAACCGATGGCGAGTGGATCGAGGTAGGACGGCTGTCGGTCTCGATCCGGTCGCTATCCGGTGTGTAAGGAGTGAACGCGACCTCAGCAACGTACTTCCGATACCAACCGCACCTCGAAAACCGACGAACAAGAACGTTCATTTCTGCTCCACTCGTCTGCACGGGTGTGACGACGTGGATCGAAGCGAGCGGCGGCCGTGAACGTGGAGTGGCCGGTCTCGTGCGAGCGTGGGTTGGTGTGCTTGTGGCCCCCCACCGGTTTTTCCGCTCGGCCATCTCGACCGGTGATCAAGCACCGGGACTTACGTTCGCCATCGCGGTGACCCTGCTCCACGTCGTGTTGCGGATTTTTCCATCAGCCATACAGTCGCTCTCGATGCGGATGCTCACGCTCCTGTTGGTGGTGGTGTTTCTGGCTCCGGTCGTGTTACATCTCTGTGCCGCGCTCGAAACCGTCGCCCTCATCGGGTTGGTCGAAGACCGCGCCGGGGTGAGCCAAACAGTGCAGGTGATCGGTTACGCGGCCGCGCCGTGTGCCCTGTCGGGTGTGCCACTGACCGCGCTGTGCGTCGGAATGGCTGGGCTGTGTGTGGTGTCTGCCGAGCTGATCGCGCTGTTGTGGCTGGGAGCCGCCGTCTACGGTGTCGTGCTGTTGGTGATCGGAACGGCCATCGTTCACGACACGTCGATCCCGCGCGCCGTCGCTGTGACCGCCATTCCATCGTGGATCATCTTCGGCTACGGGTTCCGGGGGATACACGCGCTCGAACTGCTCGGTGCCAGCAGCGGACTATTCGGGTAGACGGGCTTCGGGCTAGGTATTGGACACACGGGGCGGTGAAGACGGTCGGTGTCGGCGGGAAAGAGATTCCGACAACCGTTTCAAGCCGGGCCGGTTCGTATTCATATGAGCGAGCAGATCGTCACCGGTGACTCCTTGGAGGATCAGATCGGCAATCTCCACAAGGAGGATGTCGTTCTCGATTTCGCCGGGACGCGACCAGATCAACTCATCGTTGACTGTTACTATCGCGGTACTGTCGATGGCTATGCCGATTTCGGCATCTTCGTGAATCTTGGAGATCACGTTACAGGTCTACTACACCGGAGTGAACTCCCTCACCGACTCGAAAGCCTCAGCTGGGAAAAAGATGACACCGTATACGTACAAGTAACGAACGTCCGTGACAACGGTAACGTAGATCTCGGATGGTCGCTTCGCGACTCCGCTCGGGAGTTCCGGGGCGAGTACATTCACGATCCCGAAAACACGCTCGAACCGGAGGAAGTCGATAGTCACAGCGACCAGTCCAACGACGACGATCGTTCGGACCAGCAGACACAGGATAGAAACAGCGAACTTCCGGACACCGAGATCGCAGAGGACGACTTCGAGCGGGGCGGATCCACACAGTCCACGCGGGAAGTCGCCTCGGAGAACGGAGCTGTGTCGTCCGATCTCAACCGCACTGAAATCGAACAGTTACAGGAACAGGTCGGTGACATCGTCCGTTTAGAGGGACTCGTTACCGACGTCCGCCAAACCAGCGGTCCGACCGTGTTTTCGGTACAGGACGAAACCGATGTCGTCGACTGTGCGGCATTCGTCGGTGCTGGTGTGCGTGCGTATCCGGAGATCAGTACCGGCGATTACGTCGGTGTCGTGGGAGAGGTCCGAGAACGGCGCAGCGAGCTACAGGTCGAGACCGAACAGATCGACGTGGTCACTGACGAAGACGAAACGGCGATCGTCGATCGGATGGACGAGGCCGTACAGGCCAAAGCCGAAGTCGAGCCGCTAGATCCGCTCGCCCCAGACAGCGCCGTAGAATCGGTAATCGACGCCGTTCGAGAGGGTGCAACGACGATCCGGCGGGCCGTTATCGAATCTCGACCGATCGTGGTTCGACACCAGACGAGTGTCGACGGCTATCTCGCCGGTGCAGCTCTCGAACGTGCGATCCTCCCACTCATCGAGGACGAACACACGGCGGCCGATGCCGTCTACCACTTCTTCGATCGGCGTCCTCTCGAAGGAGCCTACGACATGGACGACGCGACGAACGACGTCACGTCTTTGCTCGGCTCTCGTGATCGCCACCAGCAGAAACGACCGCTGTTCGTCTTCGTGGCCACGGGAGGCACGAGCGACTCGCTCGATGGGCTTGACCTGCTCCAAATCTACGACACCGACGTAGTCGTTCTTGACAGTACGCCCGGCGATGCGGACGTGCAAGAATCGGTCAGCTCCGTCGTGAATCCCGCCTTAGCCGGAAACGACGAGGAAACGAGTACCGCAGCTATCGCCACGGCGATCGCTGTCCACGTCAACCCCAATTCCGACGTTCGTGCTGATCTCTCGCACCTCCCGGCAGCGAGCTTCTGGGAGGACGTTCCGGAGATCTACACAGAGTTAGCACGCGAGGGCGCTCACAGCCACAGTCCGTCCGACACGGCTAACCTCCGGGAAGCCATCGCACTC
The sequence above is drawn from the Halocatena salina genome and encodes:
- the purB gene encoding adenylosuccinate lyase; the protein is MESALSAVSPLDGRYASTTSELSPYASEAGLMRARVRVEVEYLIALADLAATSLSIDAPDRAALRELYESFDTDSAALIKQIETDGYGEYAATNHDVKAVEYFIRESAPEYGPWIHFGLTSEDVNNLAHRLLVVGALEEVLRPDLATVRDALVEHAHEHRDLPMLARTHGQPATPTTFGKEMAVYAARLGRAVSALDAVELSGKLAGASGTYAAHHVAYPDVDWQSFARSFVESLGLTHTPLATQVNPCDDLASLFDALQRINDVLLDLDRDIWLYVSDRYLGQKATASETGSSTMPHKVNPIDFENSEGNLSKANADLSFLSGYITSSRLQRDLSDSTVKRNIGAAFAHCHIGYTKLDTGLGKIVPNEQVMREELEATPEIIGEAVQTILRREGHGDAYERVKSLTRDQRVTIGDFHELFDELDVDEDVREELHALAPTAYTGRASDLADSVDE
- a CDS encoding alpha/beta hydrolase, which gives rise to MSDGAEKHTNTGGSSGSNGGMVTRRRVLKSSLTTVVGVAGVSGLSGTATAGDGECPYSYPSAPSWLGEVRPEAGTFHEWPWAAENLTVFIHGFTNQNGGRSYAYEIHQYLSNHGYGGAVTTCNWDAGDSWDEWYSAKNHSIEAGADLAGLLDANGLTAEHGVTVNFVAHSLGGKLALECVRDLQTTYGRSINSVNLFGAAVWDEQPGERFYDGILYGTNETHNYYSENDDTLGDIYQAAEFGRHASGYTGGAGGEPGNWYDHDLTSRIDHHCQYMDSNDGCVGDITDDLS
- a CDS encoding M20 family metallopeptidase; this translates as MAFDPLAFHERAVKTPSHESSDAMRDLVVEALCEQGVEPTVDDAGNTLAEKSGAASGPHLVLNTHLDTVPPHVPFRREGDVVYGRGACDAKGPLAALVAAFLAAEPDRGRLTLALTPDEETTSAGAAALELDGDGYIVGEPTGLDVCTAAKGRFEGTITIHGTNAHAADPEAGVNAVAAGEDVLSAVRSFDRQRGPDTHAVLGGPTLTPTVVRGGSAVNQIPDRCTITVDRRSVPPETAAGFETALNDHLTERTDADCAFSLTDRDTPFLEAFATPEDCDLVAALMAAGNGEVGPFTAATEASYFAPAPTVVFGPGVLTDEEGAVAHADREYVRRPAIERAATIVQSALGSLLGSPS
- a CDS encoding OB-fold nucleic acid binding domain-containing protein, whose amino-acid sequence is MSEQIVTGDSLEDQIGNLHKEDVVLDFAGTRPDQLIVDCYYRGTVDGYADFGIFVNLGDHVTGLLHRSELPHRLESLSWEKDDTVYVQVTNVRDNGNVDLGWSLRDSAREFRGEYIHDPENTLEPEEVDSHSDQSNDDDRSDQQTQDRNSELPDTEIAEDDFERGGSTQSTREVASENGAVSSDLNRTEIEQLQEQVGDIVRLEGLVTDVRQTSGPTVFSVQDETDVVDCAAFVGAGVRAYPEISTGDYVGVVGEVRERRSELQVETEQIDVVTDEDETAIVDRMDEAVQAKAEVEPLDPLAPDSAVESVIDAVREGATTIRRAVIESRPIVVRHQTSVDGYLAGAALERAILPLIEDEHTAADAVYHFFDRRPLEGAYDMDDATNDVTSLLGSRDRHQQKRPLFVFVATGGTSDSLDGLDLLQIYDTDVVVLDSTPGDADVQESVSSVVNPALAGNDEETSTAAIATAIAVHVNPNSDVRADLSHLPAASFWEDVPEIYTELAREGAHSHSPSDTANLREAIALKAYYQSYDGKRELISDLLFEESVSKGLAEQVSEQFREKLAGEVQTAEENLDRRDEDGLTFAVLDTDAFTHRFDFPPTDLLLDEIHRRNRDGTFVTLGVDTDQITIRSTTPFDLSDVVERLQDDVPSAGVTARDGHNRIGFVAGEREHVREAIYDAIASTLGQSQTN
- the dapF gene encoding diaminopimelate epimerase, with the protein product MIHVEKYHGTGNDFIVVDAALTVPDRRAFAIKYCDRETGISQPDTETTGADGVLFLALEKQYSPPRVVMTLVQPDGSVATMCGNGVRCAAAWAAEQTGADELMIDTLAGTRRATVGDETVRVEMGQPSFDPDTVPLAEESPLIEASIDDLTVTAVNTGVPHAVAFVDDVADVDLQRIGPSVRNASVFPEGANVTIASKDAERPGHVFEQRTFERGVEDETASCGTGAVAIAAAARRLGRIDGSESVTVCPEGGTLEVTISADGTTLAGSVAQSYATELPVAEPRRIS
- a CDS encoding YIP1 family protein encodes the protein MTTWIEASGGRERGVAGLVRAWVGVLVAPHRFFRSAISTGDQAPGLTFAIAVTLLHVVLRIFPSAIQSLSMRMLTLLLVVVFLAPVVLHLCAALETVALIGLVEDRAGVSQTVQVIGYAAAPCALSGVPLTALCVGMAGLCVVSAELIALLWLGAAVYGVVLLVIGTAIVHDTSIPRAVAVTAIPSWIIFGYGFRGIHALELLGASSGLFG
- a CDS encoding DUF5518 domain-containing protein encodes the protein MIANALVGAVVTAVSWFVIGPAGPILGGGVAGYLETKNGPTVGALSGVIASLPIAVVVPIVGTALVFVPDALVGLGVLTAFVVFVGGTIVNAALGAIGGYLGVYTRSELISGSGGRSAR
- a CDS encoding WD40/YVTN/BNR-like repeat-containing protein yields the protein MLLAGTTDGVYRVSDTDTFESERVLETDRAMRVRTFDSVAGAFAATKSGLYHSLDGTDWVDLGVPREEVYSVAVNSSGDHLYAGTHPAHVYVSTSFAATSFAAESDDRACEWEELTGFQELPSRSEWHTPRHRNEAHVRSLGFDPENPERLIAGVEVGGVHVSDDRGQTWDERRIAFDAPHSNDVHHVLVQTSDRYVASTGSGLYRTTDAGHSWTRIDEDVDHTYFREAFAADGRLYAAAARGAPPTWGGDLGPDAALFESTDGGDSFETVSYPGAPNEFVLAWTARDGSVFAGTRGGYVLRRTDGEWIEVGRLSVSIRSLSGV
- the purH gene encoding bifunctional phosphoribosylaminoimidazolecarboxamide formyltransferase/IMP cyclohydrolase; translated protein: MVRIAGMASNRGRNLLNIADQEPSGTEFSVILTNDADAPVLEDAADRTIPTEVVEREANESRETHERRILDRLGEYEVDLVCLDGYMRVLTGTFLDETPLTLNVHPSLLPSFKGMDAWNDTLDAGVRMTGCTVHVVTEEIDGGPIVTQEPVPVYEDDTAAELKDRVLYDGEFVAYPRAVRAFAEDRLTVEDGTVHIEGDERQQFPQRRLDTGDRVASLRYGENPHQDAALYADPTCEEASVAHAEQLNEGAKDLSYNNYNDADGALNLIKEFEEPAAAVIKHTNPAGCATADTLAEAYTDALATDPMSAFGGIVALNRECDVSTAERIIDSFKEVVIAPGYTEDALDVLRSKENLRVLDVGTAYERTETLIEKPIVGGRLVQERDRQRLTRDDVEIVTARTPTEEQIESMLFAWSVIKHVKSNAIVFADNTETVGIGMGQVSRVDAVRLAGMKADEHAEDKSADGAVMASDAFFPFPDGIEAAADHGIEAVIQPGGSVNDDDVIETADELDMAMMFTGQRCFRHD